In the genome of Kitasatospora cathayae, one region contains:
- the rpoZ gene encoding DNA-directed RNA polymerase subunit omega, translating into MSSSMTAPEGIINPPIDELLEATDSKYSLVIYAAKRARQINAYYSQLGEGLLEYVGPLVDTHVHEKPLSIALREINAGMLTAEAVEAA; encoded by the coding sequence GTGTCCTCTTCCATGACCGCGCCCGAGGGCATCATCAACCCGCCGATCGACGAGCTGCTTGAGGCCACCGACTCGAAGTACAGCCTCGTGATCTACGCCGCCAAGCGCGCGCGCCAGATCAACGCGTACTACTCCCAGCTGGGCGAGGGCCTGCTGGAGTACGTCGGCCCGCTGGTCGACACCCACGTGCACGAGAAGCCGCTGTCGATCGCGCTGCGCGAGATCAACGCGGGCATGCTGACCGCCGAGGCGGTCGAGGCTGCCTGA
- a CDS encoding RsmB/NOP family class I SAM-dependent RNA methyltransferase, which produces MSTPAGAKRAPRPHRRPKKDPARIVAFRALRAVDERDAYANLILPSLLREAEQKGMDRRDAALATELVYGTLRLQGTYDAIIAACIDRPLSKVDPPVLDVLSLGAHQLLTTRIPTHAAVSATVELARVVLGDGKAKFVNAVLRRISAHDLDAWIAQVAPPYDKDAEDHLAVVHSHPRWVVSALWDSLGRWQPDASGRTAMEELLRADNERPEVTLVARPGRATVGELADALPEATPGRWSPFALRLAEGGDPGALTAVRENRAGVQDEGSQLVALALATAPLEGPDRLWLDGCAGPGGKAALLGALAAERGAGLVASEKQPHRARLVARALEGNPGPYTVIAADGTRPAWRSGGFDRVLVDVPCSGLGALRRRPEARWRRRPADVAAFGPLQRDLLRSAIEATRVGGVVGYATCSPHLAETRAVVEDVLRGEGGRVEWIDARPLLPGVPALGDGPDVQLWPHLHGTDAMYLALLRRTA; this is translated from the coding sequence GTGAGCACGCCCGCCGGCGCCAAGCGCGCCCCCCGTCCGCACCGTCGGCCGAAGAAGGACCCGGCCCGGATCGTCGCGTTCCGGGCACTGCGCGCCGTCGACGAGCGGGACGCGTACGCCAACCTGATCCTGCCGTCCCTGCTGCGCGAGGCCGAGCAGAAGGGCATGGACCGGCGCGACGCCGCCCTCGCCACCGAGCTCGTCTACGGCACCCTGCGCCTGCAGGGCACCTATGACGCGATCATCGCCGCCTGCATCGACCGGCCGCTGAGCAAGGTCGACCCGCCGGTGCTGGACGTGCTCTCGCTCGGCGCCCACCAGCTGCTCACCACCCGCATCCCCACCCACGCGGCCGTCTCGGCGACCGTCGAGCTGGCCCGGGTGGTGCTCGGCGACGGCAAGGCCAAGTTCGTCAACGCCGTGCTGCGCCGGATCAGCGCCCACGACCTGGACGCCTGGATCGCGCAGGTCGCCCCGCCGTACGACAAGGACGCCGAGGACCACCTGGCGGTCGTGCACTCCCACCCGCGCTGGGTGGTCTCCGCGCTCTGGGACTCGCTCGGCCGCTGGCAGCCGGACGCCTCCGGACGCACCGCGATGGAGGAGCTGCTGCGGGCCGACAACGAGCGGCCCGAGGTCACCCTGGTCGCCCGGCCCGGCCGGGCCACCGTCGGCGAGCTGGCCGACGCGCTCCCCGAGGCCACGCCCGGGCGCTGGTCCCCGTTCGCGCTGCGGCTCGCCGAGGGCGGCGACCCGGGCGCGCTGACCGCCGTGCGGGAGAACCGGGCGGGCGTGCAGGACGAGGGCAGCCAGCTGGTCGCGCTGGCACTGGCCACCGCACCGCTGGAGGGTCCGGACCGGCTCTGGCTGGACGGCTGCGCCGGACCGGGCGGCAAGGCCGCGCTGCTCGGCGCGCTCGCCGCGGAGCGGGGTGCGGGGCTGGTCGCGAGCGAGAAGCAGCCGCACCGGGCCCGGCTGGTGGCGCGGGCGCTGGAGGGCAACCCCGGCCCGTACACGGTGATCGCGGCCGACGGGACGCGCCCGGCCTGGCGCTCCGGCGGCTTCGACCGGGTGCTGGTCGACGTGCCGTGCTCCGGTCTGGGCGCGCTGCGGCGCCGTCCGGAGGCGCGCTGGCGGCGCCGGCCGGCCGATGTCGCGGCCTTCGGGCCGCTCCAGCGGGACCTGCTGCGCTCGGCGATCGAGGCCACCCGGGTCGGTGGCGTGGTCGGCTACGCGACCTGCTCGCCGCACCTCGCGGAGACCCGGGCGGTCGTCGAGGACGTGCTGCGCGGCGAGGGCGGCCGGGTCGAGTGGATCGACGCGCGGCCGCTGCTGCCCGGCGTTCCGGCACTCGGGGACGGGCCGGACGTGCAGCTGTGGCCGCACCTGCACGGGACGGACGCGATGTACCTGGCGCTGCTGCGGCGGACCGCCTGA
- a CDS encoding primosomal protein N', whose protein sequence is MSNTGEPEQLAFIRETVKRAKPRTWKGAKRAEHLPVARVVVDKGVLTIDKFFDYEVPAAMAEEAQPGARVRVRFGARVVKGQREGGELHDGFIVARLEKSDFAGPLAPLAQVLSPEPVLSPQLLRLCRTVADRYAGTLADVLQLAVPPRHAKAEAEPSPPPLPRPQPPAPGGWQRYPAGPDFLATLAGGGSPRAVWAALPGPGWPYEIARAVAATLAGGRGALVVLPDRRSVARVDQALTELLGPGMHMALEAELGPRERYRRWLAVSRGSVHAAIGTRATMFAPVRDLGLVVVWSDGDSSHSDPRAPHPHVREVALLRAAEEGAAVLLGGHAVTVEGAQLVSTGWARPLVADRETVRQVAPRVRTVTDQDQHRDAAAQAARLPSVAWEAARESLAAGHPVLIQVPRRGYVPRLACGRCRTPARCRRCEGPLEAPSADAALRCGWCGEVENDWHCPECGSFRLRAQVVGARRTAEELGKAFPRIPVRTSGRDAVLDTVPDEPSLVISTPGAEPVVEDGGGYGAVLLLDGWALLSRPDLRAGEETLRLWLAAAALSRPAGEGGTVVVVAEPSARPVQALVRWDPLGHAGLERDERAQLHFPPVSRMASVSGSPAAVADLLNLIRLPEGADVLGPVPVAALRGEEQERALLRVAPGQGAALAAALKAAQIARIALRTAEAVRVRVDPTDIG, encoded by the coding sequence ATGAGCAACACAGGGGAGCCGGAGCAGCTGGCGTTCATCCGGGAGACGGTGAAGCGGGCCAAGCCCCGGACGTGGAAGGGGGCCAAGCGGGCCGAGCACCTGCCGGTGGCCCGGGTCGTGGTGGACAAGGGCGTGCTCACCATCGACAAGTTCTTCGACTACGAGGTGCCGGCCGCCATGGCCGAGGAGGCCCAACCGGGGGCCCGGGTGCGGGTGCGCTTCGGGGCGCGGGTGGTCAAGGGCCAGCGCGAGGGCGGGGAACTGCACGACGGGTTCATCGTCGCCCGGCTGGAGAAGAGCGACTTCGCCGGCCCGCTCGCCCCGCTCGCCCAGGTGCTCTCACCCGAGCCGGTGCTCTCGCCGCAGCTGCTGCGACTGTGCCGCACCGTCGCCGACCGGTACGCCGGAACCCTGGCCGACGTGCTGCAACTGGCCGTACCGCCCAGGCACGCCAAGGCCGAGGCCGAGCCCTCGCCACCGCCGCTGCCGCGCCCCCAGCCCCCGGCGCCGGGCGGCTGGCAGCGCTACCCGGCCGGACCGGACTTCCTCGCCACGCTGGCCGGCGGCGGCTCGCCGCGCGCGGTGTGGGCGGCGCTGCCCGGGCCCGGCTGGCCGTACGAGATCGCCCGGGCCGTCGCGGCGACGCTGGCGGGCGGGCGCGGCGCACTGGTCGTGCTGCCGGACCGGCGCTCGGTGGCCCGGGTCGACCAGGCGCTGACCGAACTGCTCGGACCGGGGATGCACATGGCGCTGGAGGCCGAGCTCGGCCCGCGCGAGCGCTACCGGCGCTGGCTCGCGGTCAGCCGCGGCTCGGTGCACGCCGCGATCGGGACCAGGGCCACCATGTTCGCGCCGGTGCGCGACCTCGGGCTGGTCGTGGTCTGGTCCGACGGCGACAGCAGCCACAGCGACCCGCGCGCCCCGCACCCGCACGTGCGCGAGGTCGCGCTGCTGCGCGCCGCCGAGGAGGGCGCGGCGGTGCTGCTCGGCGGGCACGCGGTGACGGTGGAGGGCGCGCAGCTGGTCAGCACCGGCTGGGCGCGGCCGCTGGTCGCCGACCGCGAGACGGTCCGGCAGGTCGCCCCGAGGGTGCGCACCGTCACCGACCAGGACCAGCACCGGGACGCCGCCGCCCAGGCCGCCCGGCTCCCGTCGGTGGCGTGGGAGGCCGCTCGGGAGTCGCTGGCGGCCGGGCACCCGGTGCTCATCCAGGTGCCCCGGCGCGGCTACGTGCCCCGGCTGGCCTGCGGGCGCTGCCGCACCCCCGCCCGCTGCCGGCGCTGCGAGGGGCCGCTGGAGGCGCCCTCGGCGGACGCCGCGCTGCGGTGCGGGTGGTGCGGGGAGGTGGAGAACGACTGGCACTGCCCCGAGTGCGGCTCCTTCCGGCTACGGGCGCAGGTCGTCGGCGCCCGGCGCACGGCCGAGGAACTCGGCAAGGCCTTCCCGCGGATCCCGGTGCGGACCTCGGGACGGGACGCGGTGCTGGACACCGTGCCGGACGAGCCCTCCCTGGTGATCTCCACCCCGGGCGCCGAGCCGGTGGTCGAGGACGGCGGCGGGTACGGGGCCGTACTGCTGCTGGACGGCTGGGCGTTGCTGAGTCGGCCCGACCTCCGGGCCGGGGAGGAGACGCTGCGGCTCTGGCTGGCGGCGGCCGCGCTCTCCCGGCCGGCCGGAGAGGGCGGGACGGTGGTCGTGGTCGCCGAGCCGTCGGCCCGGCCGGTGCAGGCGCTGGTGCGCTGGGACCCGCTCGGGCACGCCGGGCTGGAACGGGACGAGCGGGCGCAGCTGCACTTCCCGCCGGTCTCCCGGATGGCCTCGGTGAGCGGAAGCCCGGCGGCCGTCGCCGATCTGCTGAACCTGATCCGGCTGCCGGAGGGCGCGGACGTGCTCGGGCCGGTGCCGGTGGCCGCGCTGCGGGGGGAGGAGCAGGAGCGGGCGCTGCTGCGGGTGGCGCCCGGGCAGGGGGCCGCGCTGGCTGCGGCGCTCAAGGCGGCGCAGATCGCGCGGATCGCGCTGCGGACGGCGGAGGCGGTGCGGGTGCGGGTGGATCCGACGGACATCGGGTAG
- the metK gene encoding methionine adenosyltransferase, translated as MSRRLFTSESVTEGHPDKIADQISDTILDALLREDPTSRVAVETLITTGQVHVAGEVTTKAYAPIAQLVRDKILEIGYDSSKKGFDGASCGVSVSIGAQSPDIAQGVDTAYEARVEGDEDDLDKQGAGDQGLMFGYASDETPELMPLPITLAHRLSRRLTEVRKNGTIPYLRPDGKTQVTIEYDGDKAVRLDTVVVSTQHASDIDLESLLTPDIREFVVEPELKALADQGIKLTTDGYRLLVNPTGRFEIGGPMGDAGLTGRKIIIDTYGGMARHGGGAFSGKDPSKVDRSAAYAMRWVAKNIVAAGLAARAEVQVAYAIGKAEPVGLFVETFGTETVPVLTIQKAVSEVFDLRPAAIIRDLDLLRPIYSQTAAYGHFGRELPDFTWERTDRVEQLKAAVQD; from the coding sequence GTGTCTCGCCGCCTGTTCACCTCGGAGTCCGTGACCGAGGGACACCCCGACAAGATCGCTGACCAGATCAGCGACACCATCCTTGACGCTCTCCTGCGGGAGGACCCGACGTCCCGGGTCGCCGTGGAGACGCTCATCACCACCGGCCAGGTGCACGTGGCCGGCGAGGTGACCACCAAGGCGTACGCGCCGATCGCCCAGCTCGTCCGGGACAAGATCCTGGAGATCGGCTACGACAGCTCCAAGAAGGGCTTCGACGGCGCCTCCTGCGGCGTGTCGGTGTCCATCGGTGCCCAGTCGCCCGACATCGCGCAGGGTGTCGACACCGCGTACGAGGCCCGGGTCGAAGGCGATGAGGACGATCTGGACAAGCAGGGGGCCGGCGACCAGGGCCTGATGTTCGGCTACGCGTCCGACGAGACGCCCGAGCTGATGCCGCTGCCGATCACCCTGGCGCACCGCCTCTCCCGCCGGCTCACCGAGGTCCGCAAGAACGGGACCATCCCGTACCTGCGCCCCGACGGCAAGACCCAGGTCACCATCGAGTACGACGGCGACAAGGCCGTCCGCCTCGACACCGTGGTCGTCTCCACCCAGCACGCCAGCGACATCGACCTCGAGTCGCTGCTCACCCCGGACATCCGCGAGTTCGTCGTGGAGCCGGAGCTGAAGGCGCTCGCCGACCAGGGCATCAAGCTGACCACCGACGGTTACCGCCTGCTGGTCAACCCGACCGGCCGCTTCGAGATCGGCGGCCCGATGGGCGACGCCGGCCTCACCGGCCGCAAGATCATCATCGACACCTACGGCGGCATGGCCCGCCACGGTGGCGGCGCCTTCTCGGGCAAGGACCCGTCCAAGGTGGACCGCTCGGCCGCGTACGCGATGCGCTGGGTGGCGAAGAACATCGTCGCCGCCGGCCTCGCCGCCCGCGCCGAGGTGCAGGTCGCGTACGCGATCGGCAAGGCCGAGCCGGTCGGCCTGTTCGTGGAGACCTTCGGCACCGAGACCGTGCCGGTCCTCACCATCCAGAAGGCCGTCTCCGAGGTCTTCGACCTGCGTCCGGCCGCGATCATCCGCGACCTGGACCTGCTGCGCCCGATCTACTCCCAGACCGCCGCGTACGGCCACTTCGGCCGTGAGCTGCCGGACTTCACCTGGGAGCGCACGGACCGGGTGGAGCAGCTGAAGGCTGCCGTCCAGGACTGA
- the coaBC gene encoding bifunctional phosphopantothenoylcysteine decarboxylase/phosphopantothenate--cysteine ligase CoaBC, producing MSANADAPRVVLGVSGGIAAYKACELLRRFTESGHQVTVVPTAAALHFVGEATWAALSGRPAATETWERVHEVPHVRIGQQADLVVVAPATADLIAKAAHGLADDLLTNTLLTARCPVVVAPAMHTEMWEHPATRENVATLRRRGVIVLEPAVGRLTGKDTGKGRLPEPTAIFDACRAVLRRGGPVPTDLAGRHVVVSAGGTREPLDPVRFLGNRSSGKQGYALAVTAAARGARVTLISANAELPDPAGVDVVHVSTALELREAALKAAEDADAVVMAAAVADFRPAEYATGKIKKVEGVEPAPVALVRNPDVLAELSAHRPRSGQLVVGFAAETDDVLANGRAKLARKGCDLLVVNEVGNGKAFGQDVNEAVVLGSDGSETPVPVGPKEALADVVWDLVAKRLEPGRN from the coding sequence ATGAGCGCGAACGCGGACGCTCCTCGCGTGGTCCTCGGCGTCAGCGGCGGGATCGCCGCCTACAAGGCGTGCGAGCTGCTGCGCCGGTTCACCGAATCCGGCCACCAGGTCACCGTGGTGCCCACCGCGGCGGCACTGCACTTCGTCGGCGAGGCCACCTGGGCCGCACTGTCCGGCCGCCCGGCCGCTACCGAGACCTGGGAGCGCGTGCACGAGGTGCCGCACGTGCGGATCGGGCAGCAGGCCGACCTGGTGGTGGTCGCCCCCGCCACCGCCGACCTGATCGCCAAGGCCGCCCACGGGCTCGCCGACGACCTGCTGACCAACACCCTGCTCACCGCCCGCTGCCCGGTCGTCGTGGCGCCCGCGATGCACACCGAGATGTGGGAGCACCCGGCCACCCGGGAGAACGTCGCCACGCTGCGCCGCCGCGGCGTGATCGTGCTGGAACCCGCCGTCGGACGGCTCACCGGCAAGGACACCGGCAAGGGGCGGCTGCCCGAGCCGACCGCGATCTTCGACGCCTGCCGGGCCGTGCTGCGCCGCGGCGGGCCGGTGCCGACCGACCTGGCCGGGCGGCACGTGGTGGTCTCGGCCGGCGGCACCCGGGAGCCGCTGGACCCGGTGCGCTTCCTCGGCAACCGCTCCTCCGGCAAGCAGGGCTACGCGCTCGCCGTGACCGCGGCGGCGCGCGGCGCGCGGGTGACCCTGATCTCGGCCAACGCCGAGCTGCCCGACCCGGCCGGGGTGGACGTGGTGCACGTCTCGACCGCGCTGGAGCTGCGCGAGGCGGCGCTGAAGGCGGCCGAGGACGCGGACGCCGTGGTGATGGCCGCGGCGGTGGCGGACTTCCGGCCCGCCGAGTACGCGACCGGCAAGATCAAGAAGGTGGAGGGGGTCGAGCCGGCGCCGGTCGCGCTGGTCCGCAACCCCGACGTGCTGGCCGAGCTGTCGGCGCACCGTCCCCGTTCGGGTCAACTGGTGGTGGGCTTCGCGGCGGAGACCGACGACGTGCTCGCCAACGGCCGCGCCAAGCTCGCCCGCAAGGGCTGCGACCTGCTGGTCGTCAACGAGGTGGGCAACGGCAAGGCCTTCGGCCAGGACGTCAACGAGGCCGTGGTGCTGGGCTCGGACGGCAGCGAGACCCCCGTACCGGTGGGCCCGAAGGAGGCGCTCGCGGACGTCGTCTGGGACCTGGTCGCAAAGCGGTTGGAACCGGGTCGGAACTGA
- the gmk gene encoding guanylate kinase — protein MSERPRLTVLSGPSGVGKSTVVAHMRKMYPEVWLSVSATTRHPRPGEKNGVQYHFVDNDEFDKLVANGELLEWAEFAGNRYGTPRAAVLEKLERGEPVLLEIDLQGARQVRESMPDAQLVFLAPPSWDELVRRLTGRGTEPQDVIERRLEAAKVELAAEPEFDTTLVNTSVEQVAAELLALLGVA, from the coding sequence ATGAGTGAGCGTCCGCGGCTGACCGTGCTCTCCGGCCCCTCGGGGGTCGGCAAGAGCACGGTCGTCGCTCATATGAGGAAGATGTACCCCGAGGTCTGGCTCTCGGTGTCGGCCACCACCCGGCACCCGAGGCCCGGCGAGAAGAACGGGGTCCAGTACCACTTCGTCGACAACGACGAGTTCGACAAGCTGGTCGCCAACGGCGAGCTGCTGGAGTGGGCCGAGTTCGCCGGGAACCGTTACGGCACCCCGCGCGCGGCCGTGCTGGAGAAGCTGGAGCGTGGCGAGCCCGTCCTGCTGGAGATCGATCTGCAGGGCGCCCGCCAGGTGCGCGAGTCGATGCCGGACGCCCAGCTGGTCTTCCTGGCCCCGCCGAGCTGGGACGAGCTGGTCCGTCGGCTGACCGGCCGGGGCACCGAACCGCAGGACGTGATCGAACGGCGGCTGGAGGCGGCCAAGGTCGAGCTCGCGGCCGAGCCCGAGTTCGACACCACCCTTGTCAACACCTCCGTCGAGCAGGTGGCGGCCGAACTGCTAGCCTTGCTCGGTGTAGCCTGA
- the fmt gene encoding methionyl-tRNA formyltransferase: MRLVFAGTPEVAVPALDALIDSDRHEVVAVVTRPDAPAGRGRKLVASPVAQRAEEAGIEVLKPAKPSDPDFVARLTELAPDCCPVVAYGALLRPGTLEIPKHGWVNLHFSLLPAWRGAAPVQHAVLAGDEVTGASTFLIEQGLDSGPVYGVITEEIRPSDTSGELLTRLSVSGARLLAATMDGIEDGSLHAVPQPAEGVTLAPKITVEDARIEWNHPALRIDRVVRGCAPAPGAWTEFRGERLKVTGPVKLLPESAELAPGEVAMVGKNSVRVGTGSHDVELGEVRPQGKKEMRAADWARGARLEPGERFGLPAGGSEG, encoded by the coding sequence ATGCGTCTCGTCTTCGCCGGCACCCCCGAGGTCGCCGTTCCCGCGCTGGACGCGCTGATCGACTCCGACCGGCACGAGGTCGTCGCGGTGGTCACCCGCCCCGACGCCCCCGCCGGGCGCGGGCGCAAGCTGGTCGCCAGCCCCGTCGCCCAGCGCGCCGAGGAGGCCGGGATCGAGGTCCTCAAGCCGGCGAAGCCCAGCGACCCGGACTTCGTCGCCCGGCTCACCGAACTCGCCCCCGACTGCTGCCCGGTGGTCGCCTACGGCGCGCTGCTGCGCCCCGGCACCCTGGAGATCCCCAAGCACGGCTGGGTCAACCTGCACTTCTCGCTGCTGCCCGCCTGGCGCGGCGCGGCCCCCGTGCAGCACGCGGTGCTGGCCGGCGACGAGGTGACCGGCGCGTCCACCTTCCTGATCGAGCAGGGCCTGGACTCCGGTCCGGTCTACGGCGTGATCACCGAGGAGATCCGCCCGAGCGACACCAGCGGCGAACTGCTCACCCGGCTGTCGGTCTCGGGCGCCCGGCTGCTCGCGGCCACCATGGACGGCATCGAGGACGGCTCGCTGCACGCCGTGCCGCAGCCGGCCGAGGGCGTCACCCTCGCGCCGAAGATCACCGTCGAGGACGCGCGGATCGAGTGGAACCACCCGGCGCTGCGGATCGACCGGGTGGTGCGCGGCTGCGCGCCGGCGCCGGGGGCGTGGACGGAGTTCCGGGGCGAGCGGCTGAAGGTCACCGGGCCGGTCAAGCTGCTCCCGGAGTCCGCCGAGCTGGCGCCGGGCGAGGTCGCGATGGTCGGCAAGAACAGCGTGCGGGTCGGCACCGGGTCGCACGATGTTGAGCTGGGGGAGGTGCGGCCGCAGGGCAAGAAGGAGATGCGGGCGGCCGACTGGGCGCGCGGCGCGCGGCTGGAGCCCGGGGAGCGCTTCGGGCTCCCGGCCGGCGGCTCCGAGGGCTGA
- a CDS encoding MerR family transcriptional regulator, with protein MNDDALLTTGPLLTIGELARRTGLTVKTVRFYSDQGIVSPADRNPAGHRRYGADAVARLDLVRTLRELGLGLREVRQVLERELGLSEVAAAHAAALDVRIRALRLRQAALRTVAVRGAATAEELTLVHQLARLTEDERGRLVEEFLAEVFGEGASGSGPSGDGCFGGVARFGGVARSLTPELPEEPSVEQVEAWLELALLAGDAGFRELLRGLAEGEAAEAGPGTLPRPGLAVLVRELVGPAGAAGVAPGSDEGARVGAVLLERYARLVGTAEEEADSVRARLVGRLRAMADPRRERYLMLLAVVNGWVAPESSAAVLDWAVRAVG; from the coding sequence ATGAACGACGATGCGCTCCTCACGACCGGCCCGCTTCTCACCATCGGCGAGCTCGCCCGGCGGACCGGGCTGACGGTGAAGACCGTCCGGTTCTACTCGGACCAGGGGATCGTGTCGCCGGCCGACCGCAACCCGGCCGGCCACCGGCGGTACGGCGCCGATGCTGTCGCCCGCCTGGATCTGGTGCGCACCCTGCGCGAGCTCGGGCTCGGGCTGCGGGAGGTCCGGCAGGTGCTGGAGCGCGAGCTCGGGCTGTCCGAGGTCGCGGCGGCGCACGCCGCGGCGCTGGACGTCCGGATCCGGGCGCTGAGGCTGCGGCAGGCGGCGTTGCGGACGGTGGCCGTGCGGGGGGCTGCCACCGCAGAGGAGTTGACGCTCGTGCACCAGTTGGCCCGGTTGACGGAGGACGAACGGGGCCGCCTGGTCGAGGAGTTCCTGGCCGAGGTGTTCGGGGAGGGGGCTTCCGGGAGTGGTCCTTCCGGGGACGGTTGTTTCGGCGGGGTCGCTCGGTTCGGCGGGGTCGCTCGGTCGCTGACGCCGGAGTTGCCGGAGGAGCCGTCGGTCGAACAGGTCGAGGCGTGGCTGGAGTTGGCGCTGTTGGCCGGGGATGCCGGGTTCCGTGAGCTGTTGCGCGGGTTGGCGGAGGGCGAGGCGGCGGAGGCTGGTCCGGGTACTCTCCCTCGGCCCGGACTGGCTGTGCTGGTGCGGGAGTTGGTCGGTCCAGCGGGTGCGGCTGGGGTGGCGCCGGGGTCGGATGAGGGGGCGCGGGTGGGTGCCGTGCTGCTGGAGCGGTATGCCCGGTTGGTGGGTACTGCGGAGGAAGAGGCTGATTCTGTGCGTGCTCGGTTGGTGGGGCGGTTGAGGGCGATGGCGGATCCGCGGCGGGAGCGGTACCTGATGCTGCTGGCGGTGGTCAACGGGTGGGTGGCGCCGGAGAGTTCGGCCGCAGTGCTGGACTGGGCGGTGCGGGCCGTCGGCTGA
- a CDS encoding sulfurtransferase TusA family protein produces the protein MTAPDSTGSTSSTDGAAPDLTVDGTGLLCVQLLLRLRAQIAHLPAGAVVHIHTTDPAAPLDLPAWCHLTGHEYLGPVPSPAPDREVYALRLTSTPVQTRPGRPWHTAHGTTTT, from the coding sequence GTGACCGCCCCCGACAGCACCGGCAGCACGAGCAGCACCGACGGCGCCGCCCCCGACCTCACCGTCGACGGAACCGGCCTGCTCTGTGTCCAACTCCTGCTCCGCCTGCGCGCGCAGATCGCCCACCTCCCGGCCGGCGCGGTGGTCCACATCCACACCACCGACCCCGCCGCCCCGCTCGACCTGCCCGCCTGGTGCCACCTGACCGGCCACGAGTACCTCGGCCCGGTCCCGTCCCCGGCACCGGACCGCGAGGTGTACGCCCTGCGCCTCACCTCGACCCCCGTCCAGACCCGCCCCGGCCGCCCCTGGCACACCGCCCACGGAACCACCACCACCTGA
- the mihF gene encoding integration host factor, actinobacterial type yields the protein MALPPLTPEQRTAALAKAAEARRERAEVKNRLKHSGASLHEVIKAGKNDNDVIGKMKVSALLESLPGVGKVRAKQIMERLGISESRRVRGLGTNQIASLEREFGGGAA from the coding sequence GTGGCTCTTCCGCCCCTTACCCCTGAACAGCGCACCGCCGCGCTCGCCAAGGCCGCCGAGGCTCGCCGGGAGCGCGCCGAGGTCAAGAACCGGCTCAAGCACTCCGGCGCCTCCCTGCACGAGGTGATCAAGGCCGGCAAGAACGACAACGACGTCATCGGCAAGATGAAGGTGTCGGCCCTGCTGGAGTCCCTTCCGGGCGTCGGCAAGGTCCGTGCCAAGCAGATCATGGAGCGCCTCGGCATCAGCGAGAGCCGCCGTGTCCGCGGTCTCGGCACGAACCAGATCGCCTCCCTGGAGCGGGAGTTCGGCGGTGGCGCCGCCTGA
- the def gene encoding peptide deformylase gives MAIQPIRLFGDPVLRATAQPVTTFDKELRNLVSDLTDTMLDAPGAGLAAPQLGVSLRVFTYHVDGVTGHLINPDLSLSEDEQEGPEGCLSLPGLRYDTKRAYGVVAKGFNMYGDPVTVEGTQLLARCIQHETDHLDGIIFIDRLDREQRKAALKAIRESDWSAGPAPVVKISPHSTFGSAR, from the coding sequence GTGGCGATCCAGCCGATCCGTCTCTTCGGAGACCCCGTCCTGCGGGCCACCGCCCAGCCGGTGACCACCTTCGACAAGGAACTGCGCAACCTGGTCAGCGACCTCACCGACACCATGCTCGACGCCCCCGGCGCCGGCCTCGCCGCGCCTCAACTCGGCGTCTCGCTACGGGTGTTCACGTACCACGTGGACGGCGTCACGGGCCACCTGATCAACCCGGACCTGTCGCTCAGCGAGGACGAGCAGGAGGGCCCGGAGGGCTGCCTCTCGCTGCCCGGACTGCGCTACGACACCAAGCGCGCCTACGGCGTGGTGGCCAAGGGCTTCAACATGTACGGCGATCCGGTCACGGTCGAGGGCACCCAGCTGCTCGCCCGGTGCATCCAGCACGAGACCGACCACCTGGACGGCATCATCTTCATCGACCGGCTCGACCGGGAGCAGCGCAAGGCCGCACTGAAGGCCATCCGGGAGAGCGACTGGAGCGCCGGACCGGCACCGGTCGTCAAGATATCCCCGCACAGCACCTTCGGCTCGGCGCGCTGA